From the Triticum urartu cultivar G1812 chromosome 4, Tu2.1, whole genome shotgun sequence genome, the window CAACATCGACCACGAAGCCAAGCCGGAAGGGGGCGAGGAGCCACTACAGGAGCCGACGGCGTTGAATGACGCGGGCCTCGCCGCGGCAAAACCTTCCGCCAACCCCCACAAGCCTCTGCCTCATGCACCACGCACGGCCGAGCGGGCAGAACTGAGCATTTGGCAGCCGATGTTGGTGTTCGCGGGACTATGTCTCCTCAAGGAGAAGGCCATCAGGGATAAGAAAAGTGGTGGTGCTAGCTCTCGTCCTGTCGTCTTGGAAGGAGAAATCAAACAAGTGCAGAAGCAAGAAGAGTGGCGCTATAGAAAAGGCGTCGGCGGTTGCTTGATGGATAGCTCCGAGTGTTTGGACATGTCATCACAGGTGTGCTCGGGTCCATGGCCTTTGCCGATGTTGGGTCCTCTATTTACCTTCGATATGTGGGGGCTCACTTGTGAAGTTGAATTTCATGTGCAAGCAGATTGTAGGGGTGGCGTGATGGGGGAGTTTGTCTTTCTTTGTGGTCTTGTGGTCTTATGATTTGGGAGTAGTCCGCTTGTATCATGGGATTGTGGCTTGGTTGTCCTTCAGGGCCAAGCATGTAACGGTTTTTGCCCGGTTTTCCATAAATTAACCAGGCAGCTCTCTTCTTCTTAATCAATGAAtgaggcaaagcttttgccttcgtttcaaaaaaaaaaagatGGTCATGGATTGACATTGATGATCTGATGCAGTTTTTTTCCATTTGATGATTGACAATGATTTGTTTCACAAGAAACTTTAAAATTCAAGGAATTCAAGGGTTTGTAATGTTGCTAGCTTGATTATTTTGCAAGAATACCACTAGCAATTATCAGTAGGGTTTGTTATGTGCTAGCTTTATTCGTTCCGTTTCCTCTTCTGCATTATGTGAAACCAAATAGCCTCCTCAGAGGGCATACCTCAAATACTTGATTTATATTATCAGATGTTTTTGCGGACGTCTCCATGAATAACATGCTGTTCTTCTCTGCATACTCTTGTGCCTCCTTCAGAAAGTTACAGCATCATCAGATAATTTTACAGCACATTAAGTATTTATTTCAACTTCACCGTGAAGTGTAAAACAGTACCTGAGAAGGTACACTACGACTTTCATGTAGATCAGCTTTATTACCAACCAAAACCATGACAATACCAGGACTGCCATGTTTTTGAAGTTCCTGCAGGATATGAAATAGAAAAGGACATTATGAATACAAACAATTCAATCTCAAACAAAAAAGAAACAGTGGGAAGCATAAATGAATAAGTTGATACTCTATTATAATCAACAAAATAAGTTGATAATAATATTTGTAAGGTGCGCGCAGAAGTAAATCGAAAGTGCTTCGATTATGCTCACTTCCAATGTTGTTAAGTCGTAATTCTTCAAATAGTGGATGGTAATCTCCAATATACTTCTAGTCTATCAGCAGTCTCCAATATACTTCTAGTCTATCAGCAGTCTCCAATATACTTCTAGTCTATCAGCAGTCTTACAGTACAATACAGACCTTCACTACAGTAGAGTTTTGAGCACATATACAAATCCAGCACTGAAGGAAATAACAACAAAACCAATCCACAAAACATAAGAAGAAAGAGGCTTAGCATAGTTTACCTTCACCCAATATTGTGCTTTCTTGAATGATTCTGGACTAGTTATGTCATAGACAACAACCGCAGCAGCAGCTCCTCTGTAGTAAAGAGGTGCCAAGGCAGCATATCTGAAATTGAAAAGTTCCCACATTAGTTCTGATTTATTGGTTGAAAAAGAAATGCATGTGGGTGCAACCAAGTAAAAATTCATGCGATATATTACTAAGCCTGTGGAGAAAACATAAACAGTGCTTTCACTTCATCAATGACATGTTAGTACCTAACATTATATAGGATAACTAAAGCACCAGATATGTACCTCTCTTGTCCAGCAGTATCCCAGATTTCAAACTTCACTATTGTAGAGTCCTCCAACGCCAATGTTTGTGATAAAAATGATGCACCAACAGTTACCTAAAATTATTTACAAATAGGTTTAAAACAATGGAGCTTATGGAGCGAGGGAATTGCATCTAAGGTGAAAGTAACATTTTCATCTGCAGCTCAGTCACACCTTGGAAGTTGGATCGAACTGACCGCGGACAAACCGAAGAACGATGCAGCTTTTTCCAACACCAGAATCTCCGAGCAATACCAACTgcaacatgaagacaatggaaaCATCAAACAGAGTCACTAATTATCATTTGACGCGGTAAAAAGTGTTCAGCAGGGCCAACGATGCAATAAATGGGTTGATTGACGTAAAGAGAGTGTGCAATCATCCATTACATAAATATGTCAAGCAGAAGCTCCGGTCCAACCGTCCAAGCAACTACCGAGTTTGTTAACTTTCTAGTTCATTTCTTCTTTTTGGCTCAGGTTTTTGCTCTCTTGATTAGGTTTGCTAGTTTCTGGTTTGTTGTTCTTTTGGTATTCTGGTACAGAAATATTTCTGCTTCTGTTATATCGGCACACTATCAATAGAGAATCACATTCACAGAATGAACAAAATAGCAGTCTCTCCAAACAACAAGGCCACTGTAACATATTTTGTGTAAGATGAGAAAATGTTTCACACAATGTGACCCTTTGAAGGTTGCCAAAACATGTAAATGCAACAAATGGTATGGCTTACATCTCATGTGGAATATATTGATTGCACAGAACATTCAAACAACCGTAATGCAGCACCTTGGTCCTGGACTATGCCTATTTTAAAAAAGCATCCACGCGGAAACAAGCTAAATGTATGCATATATACTGCTTCAATGGGGATCAGTGCTACCCAGCATACTGGTACCCTGATATGTGCGTTACACCACATTAATTGTGAATTAGATAGAGCAGTCAGATGAAGCAGCTGACAGCTTTTTATTTGATTAGCCACAGAAATAACCAAATCAGTACAGTATGACCCCAGTTATCCTACATTTCAAATATTAAGCTGAGCAATTGCATAATTCCAACCTTGTGCACCAGAGCTTCTCCACAATAAAATGATTTTTGGTTTCACACATATGCCAGAAAATATAGATATTACAGTACATACAAGTAGACAATACAACCTTAATTAACATATTTCTAATGTATTTTACTGAAGGGATGTATAGTAGGAGTACATATGAAATAGCTGTCTCAAGTTCAGTTCGCCTGTTAGACTACGAAACGATAATACCATTACGTTATAAGTCATATACACTACACCCACAGGAAATTACCCAGGTCTCAAGATTGCAGGAAAAAAACACTAGGCTGCGTTTGGCAACGAAGTTTTTCTGCAGTTTTACAAGAAATACCGTGGTTTTCAATAAATCCGCTGTTTTAAATACTTTGATGTGTTTGGCATGAACAAATACAACAGTTTTAGAAACTGTAGTTTTCTTGAAACCACGGTTTTTTTGCTGTTTTGGAAAAAGAGGTTGGAACCTCTTTTTTGTAAACAGAGAAACGCACACGCTGCATTACTTTGCTCTCCCCTGCAATTTTTTCTGGTGAGCCCATCTTCCAGCCATCCTTGTGATGTGCAATTCATCCATTTTTTTCTCCAACCATGGACAAATAAAGCTCGCCACTTGGTTGGAAGAAAGGTAGTATGTGCTACCCTGCCCGATTGATTGAGCCCGTCAACACAACTCCATGTGTGCGTGTACGGTTGATTGCGCCCATAACTTCCTAGGTCAGTGATCAACTGGGCGTCCTTTAGCACACGCTGATTGAACCGGTCCTGTAGTTCCTTAGGTGTAGCTAAGTTAGGTTCAGTTGTCTAACAGTCAGTCAAAACTACGGTACAAACAACACCAGGCAAACATATCCGTAGTTTTCCGAAAACTGAAAAAAATGCAGTTTCTAAAAACTGTAGTATTTGTTGTCCACGCATTGTAATACCAAGGTTTCCGAATACTACAGTATTTAAAAAACTTTGCTGCCAAACTAGGCCTAACTATGTTTGAGATGCTGTTTCCGGGATTTCGTATATCTGAATCTGATCAGAGGCCATCCTGTCTATATAACCGTACAGTGGGTATCAAATGTCCGTAATGTCATACAACCGTGAAACTACAGTTACAATTGCTTGCGCCAATACCACAAGCAATGTGAATTAAAAGCAGCCCAAAGGACAGAAAAGGTACCTTGGCGCGCAAGTCGTTTGAATCAGCAGCAGAAGAGCTACCGTTGATATTGTTCAGCCCTCCAGTGCTTCTAGCTGCAAGACAAAAATAGTTGGGTGTTAAAACATAACGCTAAAGTGAGCAAGTGCCTAATTCTTCTGCCCCAGCTGCAAACTATCCCACCCCCACTCATATACATCCACACACCGACCTTTCGTCTGCGAATAGCACGCAGACACCGCGTTCCAAGGAATCACTCATACAAATCTAGCACTAAGCAGCGATCCAAACCCTAGAAATTAAGAAAATGTGTGGCCGAACTACCAACGCCGTGGCCTGGGGCACTAATCGGGGTCCAAATTAAACCCCCCACGGAACATCACGGATCCTCTAACCTAAACTCCGGCGACCACAGCACCCGCATCAAAGCGTGCACGGCGACTTCCACCCGGAAGTGGGCGCGGGGGGAGAGGGGAACGCGAACCGACCTGGCACGGAGGAGGAGCAGCCCATGGCCGGCGCCTTCGGCCGGGTTCGTGCGGAGTCTCCGGGGAACGGTGGCGATCGGCGGGGGGACGGATCGATCCGGCGGTTGCGCTGTCCTCCTCGGttcgctcgctcgctcgctcgcagTCGCGGGCACAGTTCGTTTGTTGGTCCGGTCCAAGGCTCTGTCTGTCGTCGCGCTCGTGTCGCACGCGATGCTTTGCTGCTTGGGGAAAGCGGGGCGGGGGTGACGAGTCGTTTGCCCACCCGGGCCCCGCCTGTCAGTCTCACGCCGTGGGAAATCCAGGTTCCTTTAATTTAGATCCGAAAATTAATTATGCTGGACTGGGTTACCGGGCCGGGCCGTGCCGGGCACTAAGCGGCGCTCCAACTCTAGACACAAAAATAAAACCGTGGGCTTGCAAGGCCCAATTAGCAGATCTTTTTTGCTAGATTAGCTAAGGAGGCAGGTACCCCTAAAAAAAAAGACTAAGGAGGCAGGTTCCCTGGGACCTCCTCCTTTTTTTTTTAGAATCACAGCGCTGCCTTACTGCGAAGTACGAGTATCAATGTTTACAGGAATACATAAATTATTATCTGGAGGGGAATGTAGCTGTACATATCGACCTATGTCCATGAATAAACTTGCAGCTATGAAAGAAGAGCTTCGCCTCTTGATATCCTGCAACACCATACAACGACCTCCCAGATTACTGGTCGCTTCGAGCTCCCGGACGACGAGGAGTAaaaagaaatggagggagtaaaAAAAGGGGGTAAAGTAGGAATGGTTTAAAAATCATAAATTtaaaaacatgattttttttgtttAACTTTTCATAGCATATTTTGATTTTTTGAATACATTTTTCACAAAGGCCATGAATACTTCTCAAAAGTGATCCTTTTTAAatttatgaatattttttaaaaatgtGAATATTATTTAAATTTATGATTTGATTTTTTGAAATTTTATGGGGAAAATAAAATAAACGTTATAGAACAAAAAAGATGAACCAGAAAGAAAAAATACTCAAAAAATGGTAGTGAAAATAACAGGAGAAAAGGGGAAAAAAACAAGACAAGAACTATCTAGAAGCTTCCTAAAACCAAGAAAACCACCGAAAAAAACTCCAAGGAAACCAAAGTCGGGAATTCTGTAGACAACATTAACGGTTAAATGGGCCGTGTAGAAGTTCATGCTCTAGCCAATGCAACCAAAAAACtatgtatctagacaaatccaagacaagtaattcggaacggagggagtactaggcAGCACATTATACGTCAACACTCCCCCTCACGTGTGCCTCCCTCGGGCCTAAACGTGGACCAAAAATGGGCTGCAATTTAATTGCGCCAGCCGGGTCTTGAACTCAAGACTTCTTGGTTCTAATACCATGTGGAAGTGTATGCTCTAGCCAATGCAATCAAAAAACCGATCTGATGGAAAAGACTAGGCAGCACATTATACCCACTTGCTGGTACGTCACATGTGGCTAGTTCATCCTCACGATCCAAATTGTATCCCACAGACTGTGGTTTTTGATCAACAAAGCTGGCCTTTATCCCTAAAAGAAAAAATAGCTCTGCGCAAATGAGTGACAATTTGACCCAGTAAGTGTCAAATAGGAAATGCCGGATCCCTGGGACTGGCCATACATATTGCTTCCATTTTTTCCATTGACTTCTCTACCCACCAAAGCAGGAGGATTCAAAATTCATAATGCACTGCAACAACTGCAGAGGAGTGGTACCTTCGGTCTCTTTATATCCTGCATCCACCTGCGCGGCGAAACTTGTTGCAAACTTGACGAAACTTCGCTGGCTTCCAGCTCGTCTAGATTTGGATGGATGCATTCGTCCGCATGCCCTCGTGATTATCCTCGTGGAATGCAACAAGTTTTGCAGCCATGCGTGCGTGCATGTGCCTAAAGCGTCGGAGTGGATTGCAAAGTTGACGTAAATTTGGTAACAGCAACAGGGACGTGAACTGTCAAGGTGATCCGATTCAAGCTAGCTAGACACTTTATCTTTTACATCTTTCCTCAAAGGTATTATCTTTCTTACTTTCATCATGGTAGAAAAGGAGTGGGCACAAACCTAGGCAGCGCAATTGCAAAGAATAAAAACaaatgaagaaaaaaaagagTATGGTATAGCTTGAGGCATTTGGTGCATGGTGTTACCAGACTGAACATTTTCTCGAGAACACGCCATGAAAAGGCGTATCTTTTTCATAGAAGGGATGCCAGCCAGACTGAAGATGGCGTTTGACAGAAAAAACTGGGAAGCTGTTTTTGTTGGTAGCAGGTAACTAACTAATCGGCTGTGTGGTAAAGTATATTCTACTAGTACATCAGTAATAATCAGTTAATTTCTGTCCTTGCAAGTTACCTACAGTTAGTTGGACACTTGAACCCAAAGTAACCGACGTGGCGACTCTCACCACACCCTGCTGGCGCACCAAGAATGAAAGGGGCAGCTATGGCCATGAGAAAAATGTAACAAAGACAGACAGACAGACAGACAGACATGGCGGAAATGGGTAGCAGAAAGACGGAAAAGAATTCTATAAAACCAGGTCTCACGCCATACCCATCTTGATGGATGACACGTGACATTCATCAGGACGGGTCTCACCTGCTaaccgtgagacctggtctcatataatttttttccCACGTCGATTAAGTTTGGAGCGGCAAACTAAAGGTAGGGCTAAAATTCAACAAAAAAAAAGGTAGGGCTAAAATTTCACCAAAAAAGGTAGGGCTAAAATGGGCCCAATCATGTGATTAAAGGGCTCCCATGAGCGAGCGAGGCCCACCGCGGTCTGCGTGACCGGAAACTGCCTTGTCTGTTTCCTTCTTGTTCTTGTCCTTTGCTCGATACCCTAGAGATACTCTCTCCCTTTTTTTACTGCAAATTTACGCTAAAAGGTTGTAATTTAAAGGCAACCGTCAATCTCTGCCAAAAAAAGGTGTAGGGTGGATAGGGGAAAAGAAGCATAGGCAAAATGAAATAAAGAAGAACAAGGCTACAATGGCACTGCCAGCGTAAAGATTAGCTTTGCATTTGGGCGGGAGTTTACACGGATTGAGTCCTGACGATCGATGCGGTGCAACGCAATTTCAACCTAATCATGATTCCATGATGATATGAAAATTAGACCGGCCGGCCGGTTGCTAGCTGCTGCTAGTACCTTGATTTTCAAAAGAAAATTAAACACGCTTGCCAGCTGAACCAACATTACCTATATTCTTGTGCTTGGTCACTTTCCTCGTCTTCTTTCAGGCTCTGATCTTTCTCGGGTTCGTTTATCGAGACCTCCGGCATAAGTTTATGTTTCTTTTCTGAACGGTGAGGTTAGAATCTCTCATACTGTGCATCAGTGCGTCAACATCCTCGATGTAAATTTCATAAAGTTTTGGGTGCTTTTTATACTTTTTATAACCCTTCATGTAGATTTGGGTTCTTCTCTACAAAAAAAAAAGATATTACATATCAGTTAAAATTAAGATACCGACTGACCTAAACGTTTTGCTAGCTGTTGTTTGCCACGAGGCGGAGGAACACAATGATCGCCGAGCGAGAGCACAGCTAACCACTATACCCCCTATCCAATCCTCTCATACTCGTCTGCAATACAATATGCGCATGACGCAATCTTAGAACCACTAGTAAAAAAAGGGTCAATTGTGAAGCACATTAGTCACGGTTTGTAACAGAACCGGCATTGATGtgatcaatagtaccggttcgtggcggcgatcaatagtaccggttcatggcgaacttcggtactaaagaggctgtggcagcctgcggtcaggctatggccccaccactaatgaggttatggcaagctgtttttagtTCCACCTCGCTCCCCTAACAAGgtttttaccaccttaaatatgagACTTTTCAAACTATcacaagcacttggtcttcattgaactctatgtgtagaatttgtggcCGCAATGTGAGTCTTCACCGATTTACAAATCGTTGATGGCTCATATTGACAattcagattgtacacaaaaatATCATTGATGATCAAAGTATTTTTGATATATAAGATCATATTGATAATTCAgactgtaaagaaatataagatcatgatctaaatgctcttatattttttgcgtttcgtatgcaccattcaaagcgacgtcatcaattttcaaccttttctgacatcatttgctatttttcggtcatttaccgatttgtttagagagctaaatgaccctgaaattgaagagcactacaaatgaactttgaaaaagtcaaaacttggcatggtatcatcatttcacccacatagcatgtgcagaAAAGTACAGAGGGTTACGGAAAAAATTGGATGCACTTCGtttacaaactggacaatctcttccGAAGTATCCGGGTTTctgacgaaaactcatctgttacaaaggcatttcattttttaaacttattacaactccagactttttgtgtattcaatatgcaccattcaaagcaatgccatcaactttcaaccatttatgccttcatttgctatttttcatacatttaatgatttgttttgagagctaaatgaccttgaaattgaaaagcactacaaatgaactctgaaaaagttgaaacttgccatggtattatcatttcacccatatagcatgtgcaaaaataaataaagcagaaaagaaaaaatcgAAACTCTAcaaaaaaaactactcagaaataaatagaagaaataaataaagcagaaaagaaaaaaaaaatataaaaaaactactcagaaataaatagaagaaaataaataaagcagaaaagaaaaaaactatacaaaaaaacTACTcataaataaatagaagaaaataaataaagcagaaaagaaaaaaaactatataaaaaaactactcagaaataaatagaagaaaataagtatagcaaaaaagaaaaaaaacgatataaaaaactactcagaaataaatagaagaaaaaataaagcagaaaagaaaaaaactatataaaaaaattTGGGGCGCTACCATGTGGGCCTGCTAGACCACGGGCGTGCAATTTTAGGCCCACAAGACCGAGGAGGCTCACAGGGCAGCGTGTTGTAGTTAGGCCCAGAAGACTGCTTTATAAAGGAGTTCAAAAGGacagccgcggctgggtttataaaccagtgcggctgcccttcgcccggcgaggtgggactaaactttgtgcACCGCGGGTGGCAGGGCACcacctttagtatcggttggtggtccaaccggtactaaagggtggtctttagtatcggttggagccaccaaccggtactaatggcctactcttcccgcctcttggcctggcaaaagttggcctttagtaccggttggtggctccaaccggtactaaaggcctctccTATATATATAATACTTATGAAAATTTTCAGTT encodes:
- the LOC125552657 gene encoding ras-related protein RABF1 gives rise to the protein MGCSSSVPARSTGGLNNINGSSSAADSNDLRAKLVLLGDSGVGKSCIVLRFVRGQFDPTSKVTVGASFLSQTLALEDSTIVKFEIWDTAGQERYAALAPLYYRGAAAAVVVYDITSPESFKKAQYWVKELQKHGSPGIVMVLVGNKADLHESRSVPSQEAQEYAEKNSMLFMETSAKTSDNINQVFEEIAKRLPKPTAS